Proteins from a single region of Acidovorax sp. NCPPB 3576:
- a CDS encoding LysR family transcriptional regulator, with the protein MTPADLELTGLRVFQAIVEAGSFSAAADRLGMAPPMVSKHIARLERTLGARLLHRTSRSMSLTEAGTAFYEQGRQALELLDAAAASVGQGQSRPRGELRISAPVWCATPRFAGLLAEYRRAFPEVRLDLHLDNRMVDIVSEGFDVALRMTAEPAPQLIARPLCPIVFHLVVAPGAMPVPLVGVASQPVPMVVPNYLQLERLKHGLNEGTRWRMDAVMKSSDTTLSYHAVVAGMGAAFLPGWLVEHDLASGRLAKLPGNADFEGTLHAVYASRRQMPLKLRSFIDFLAERLGYRPAE; encoded by the coding sequence ATGACCCCTGCGGACCTTGAATTGACCGGCCTGCGCGTGTTCCAGGCGATCGTCGAAGCCGGCAGCTTCAGCGCCGCCGCGGATCGCCTGGGCATGGCGCCGCCCATGGTCAGCAAGCACATCGCCCGGCTGGAGCGCACCCTGGGCGCGCGCCTGCTGCACCGCACGAGCCGCAGCATGAGCCTGACGGAGGCGGGCACCGCGTTCTACGAGCAGGGCCGGCAGGCGCTGGAGCTGCTCGACGCCGCGGCGGCTTCCGTGGGCCAGGGCCAGAGCCGGCCGCGCGGCGAGTTGCGGATCAGTGCGCCCGTGTGGTGCGCCACCCCGCGGTTCGCCGGGCTGCTGGCCGAGTACCGGCGGGCTTTTCCCGAGGTGCGGCTGGACCTGCACCTGGACAACCGCATGGTGGACATCGTCTCGGAAGGCTTCGACGTCGCGCTGCGCATGACCGCCGAGCCCGCGCCCCAGTTGATCGCACGGCCGTTGTGCCCCATCGTCTTCCACCTGGTCGTGGCGCCCGGCGCAATGCCGGTGCCCTTGGTCGGCGTCGCATCGCAGCCGGTTCCGATGGTGGTGCCCAACTACCTGCAACTGGAGCGCCTCAAGCACGGCCTGAACGAAGGCACGCGATGGCGCATGGATGCGGTGATGAAGTCGAGCGACACCACGCTGAGCTACCACGCCGTCGTGGCCGGCATGGGCGCGGCCTTTCTGCCCGGATGGCTGGTGGAGCACGACCTGGCCAGTGGCCGGCTGGCGAAGCTGCCGGGCAATGCGGACTTCGAGGGCACGCTGCATGCCGTCTATGCCAGCCGGCGGCAGATGCCGCTCAAGCTGCGCAGCTTCATTGATTTTCTGGCGGAGCGGTTGGGTTACCG
- a CDS encoding DoxX family protein: MPATPFSSNASNPPAGRALRIGLWVAQVLVAAVFCASGVVKLTTPIPELSAMMPWTGQYSVAFVRSIGLINIAGGLGILLPALTRILPRLTVLAALCCVVLQGLAIAFHLSRGEAMVVPLNLLLLALCAFVLWGRARRAPVRPRGSA, translated from the coding sequence ATGCCTGCCACCCCTTTTTCGTCCAATGCCTCCAACCCGCCCGCGGGCCGGGCGCTGCGCATCGGCCTCTGGGTCGCCCAGGTGCTGGTCGCGGCGGTGTTCTGCGCTTCCGGCGTCGTGAAGCTGACCACGCCCATCCCCGAACTGAGCGCGATGATGCCGTGGACGGGGCAATATTCCGTCGCCTTCGTGCGGTCCATCGGCCTGATCAACATCGCGGGCGGCCTGGGCATCCTGCTGCCCGCGCTGACGCGCATCCTGCCCCGGCTGACGGTGCTGGCCGCCCTGTGCTGCGTGGTGCTGCAGGGGCTTGCCATCGCCTTTCACCTGAGCCGTGGCGAGGCCATGGTGGTGCCGCTCAACCTCTTGCTGCTGGCGCTGTGCGCCTTCGTGCTGTGGGGCCGCGCCCGGCGCGCGCCGGTCCGCCCGCGCGGTTCGGCTTGA
- a CDS encoding DODA-type extradiol aromatic ring-opening family dioxygenase has protein sequence MTSLPTYFLSHGGGPWPYVPEMRRAMQALERSLEDIPRQIETRPQAVLVVSGHWEDDAFAVMSNPQPPMVYDYSGFPPHTYEVQYRAPGAPALAERIAGLIEAAGLPSRLDAERGFDHGTFSPLEVMYPAADVPVLQVSLQRDLDPAQHLALGRALAPLRHENVLIVGSGLSYHNLRRFGQAGLAPSMAFDRWLQDTLAYSDPATRVERLIAWEDAPFARTAHPREDHLIPLMVAVGAAETEPALCVYNEEGVYGGVTVSSYRFGSAV, from the coding sequence ATGACTTCCTTGCCCACTTATTTCCTGTCCCACGGCGGCGGCCCCTGGCCCTATGTGCCCGAGATGCGCCGTGCGATGCAGGCGCTGGAGCGATCGCTCGAAGACATTCCGCGCCAGATCGAAACCCGCCCGCAGGCGGTGCTGGTGGTGTCCGGCCATTGGGAGGACGACGCCTTCGCGGTGATGTCGAACCCCCAGCCGCCCATGGTGTACGACTACTCCGGCTTTCCGCCCCACACGTACGAGGTGCAATACCGCGCCCCGGGTGCGCCGGCCCTGGCCGAGCGCATCGCCGGGCTCATCGAGGCTGCGGGGCTGCCGAGCCGGCTCGACGCCGAGCGGGGCTTCGACCACGGCACCTTTTCGCCGCTGGAGGTGATGTACCCGGCTGCCGACGTGCCGGTGCTGCAGGTGTCGCTGCAACGCGATCTGGACCCGGCCCAGCATCTGGCGCTCGGCCGTGCGCTGGCGCCGCTGCGCCATGAGAACGTGCTGATCGTCGGCAGCGGGCTGAGCTATCACAACCTGCGCCGCTTCGGCCAGGCCGGGCTGGCGCCATCGATGGCCTTCGACCGCTGGCTGCAGGACACGCTGGCGTACTCCGACCCGGCCACGCGGGTCGAGCGGCTGATCGCGTGGGAAGACGCGCCCTTCGCCCGCACCGCCCACCCGCGCGAAGACCACCTGATTCCGCTGATGGTGGCCGTGGGAGCCGCCGAGACCGAGCCTGCCCTGTGCGTGTACAACGAAGAGGGCGTGTACGGCGGGGTGACGGTATCGAGCTACCGGTTCGGCTCGGCGGTGTGA
- a CDS encoding PACE efflux transporter, translated as MQGVARRVLYVTLYELIAIAAATVALAWLTGQGPGHSSVVAVAASAIAVVWNLVFNWAFERWEARQPVRGRSTARRIAHAIGFEGGLVFTLVPLFAWWFEVSLWQAFVMDLGLIAFFLCYTFVFNWGFDRIFGLPASAQAGGAAAGNAAQTPR; from the coding sequence TTGCAGGGCGTTGCGCGCCGCGTGCTGTATGTCACGCTGTACGAACTCATTGCCATCGCGGCCGCCACGGTGGCGCTGGCCTGGCTCACCGGGCAGGGACCGGGGCATTCCAGCGTGGTGGCCGTGGCGGCCTCGGCCATCGCGGTGGTGTGGAACCTGGTGTTCAACTGGGCGTTCGAGCGCTGGGAGGCTCGCCAGCCCGTGCGCGGGCGCAGCACGGCGCGCCGCATCGCCCACGCGATCGGGTTCGAGGGCGGCCTGGTCTTCACGCTGGTGCCGCTGTTCGCCTGGTGGTTCGAGGTCAGCCTGTGGCAGGCCTTCGTGATGGACCTGGGGCTGATCGCCTTCTTCCTTTGCTACACCTTCGTCTTCAACTGGGGCTTCGACCGCATCTTCGGCCTGCCGGCCTCGGCCCAGGCGGGCGGGGCCGCGGCCGGCAACGCGGCGCAGACCCCTCGGTAG